The Pangasianodon hypophthalmus isolate fPanHyp1 chromosome 14, fPanHyp1.pri, whole genome shotgun sequence nucleotide sequence AATCAGATTTTTCATATGCTTTAAACTGTTTCCATGTTATTTCTCCATTTTGCCTCTGTGtctccacagctgcagcagttcagatGATTTTACCCTCAGAACCAAAAagcagagaagattttctgCAGCGtaagtgtaaaacacacacacacacacacacactcacacacacacagggtgtgtATTGTTTATCCATTGTTTGACCCATTTTTACCTGATGACTGATGTTGggtaatgtttaatatatttcctATAGAGCAGCATTAGGAGGATAGAAACACAgacaggtctctcacacacttattATAAATCCTGGGATTAACATCTAACCTGtggacattttattgttttagatttttcttATTTGACTCTGGATCCCAACACGGCATATCGTAAACTCGTTctgtctgagaagaacagagcAATGACATGCAGTGGGACAGATCAACGAtactctgatcatccagagagatttgactACTGGATtcaggtgttgtgtaaggagagtgtgtgtggacgctgttactgggaggtggagtggagcgGTTTTGGTGTGTAcatatcagtctcatataaagagATCAGCAGGAAAGGAAAAGGTAATGAGTGTATGTTTGGACGCAACAGTCAGTCCTGGAGTCTGCGctgttcttcttcctctgtctgCTTCTGGCACAGTGACATTGAGACTGAGCTTCAGGGTCCAgcatcctccagaataggagtgtatgtggatcacagtgcaggaactctgtccttctacagcgtctctgacacgatgaggctcctccacagagtccacaccacattcactcagcctctatacgctggattctgtacattttataaCTCAACTGTGAGGTTATGTGATCGAAAATAACATGTTAGGAAAAGTGTTTAGTAAAATTATCAAGTGCTTTTCTCTTAATGCACAATGTAATATGtttctagaaaaaaacaaaatgttatcAAACAGACCATTTATCTGTATGCATGAGATTTATTATACTGATATGAAACATTTAGAACGTCTCAAAAAATTGTGTTCTGGCTTTGGCAAAGACTGTTTcttcagaaataataaaacttacTCAAACTGCTGCATCTTTCTGTGCTTCTGGTGGTCGAAACACTCCCTACTGTGggcaaaaaaaaccacattttttattttatatatttaaccaTTTTCTGGTCAAGATTCTGGTTAAAATACAATGTACTCTGAAACTATACAGACCCCTTCCTCACTaatctgaaaaaataataataataataatactcataaataatacaaaaaacagTGTAAACTTTAcgaggttaaaaaaataaacatttgcacaaaccctttgctatgacacttgaaattGAGTTCATGGTCATTTCCACTGACCATCTTTGAGATGTATCTACTTGACTAAAGTTCTCCTTTAGTAAATTAagttgattggacatgatttggaaaaaaaaaacacctctgcTATAAAAAGCCCAGCAGCTGATATGGTGCAGAAGCCCCTCCTCAGTCAAAGATACATGACAGCTCTCTAGGAGTTAAACCCTACCTAAAGGACTCTTAGACCAGGAGAAACAAGATTCTTTGATCTGAAGAAACCAAAATTCAAAATGCATAAATGCCAAGCATTGTACATTTttgtgcaatgcataaaattgtgCAGATTGAAGTAATGATGTATCATTCATGAATGAGTTGGTTCTTTGAATCTGTTTATTGAATCACTCTTTGAAGCTGTGGAGTTGAATCACAGTTCAGAAGGGTTGCTTTGGTGATTGAACCGGCAAGAAATTTTTCAAAATGGGGCAGCATTAATAAGGGCGAATATTACAGCATGTTGTGAAGGTGTTTGGAAGAATTAATTGcagtaaaagtgttttttactttttaaaattgtgaagtCAAGGTTAAAGTTGACAAAGATTTACTCTAGTAAAGTAGAAAATACTTTACCATCGTGAGTTTTTACTGCATGACCTGACCCTTCAGATTCTCATGACTGCCTCCGCACTCACACTGTCAGCTTAACAACACTCCAGTGACCCATACTGGTTAATACAATTATATCAGTTACTATAATGCAGGCTGGGCATACCAGCTCCATATACTACTACGTATGCAAGTACAGTAATGAAGTATTTTCATGTTTGTTACGACATCCCACTGTTTTAAGGGTGGTTTTTGGTGGTAGGGAGCTTGAACATAATGTTGGATTGTTATTTGGCCTCAGTTGTACTGAAATGATGGCTGTGCTCATTTGTAATGGAATGTGAGAAATACGTTTTATTTTATAGACACCTTAATGAAGCTAGAATATCAGATGATGAACCAAAATGCTGGGTAAGTCACTGAAACCTGGAGCTTTTTTGGTTGGTGTCTGGTTGTTTGCATTCTCATAATAGTTTAACATTAATGATGCAttgtttctgtgttgttttatgtaattTTGGGAAGCTTATTTTGTCCAAAGGAAAAGACAGGACTAGGATGGAAATTAGatcaaacagaaatggaaaacCAACACATAAAGCTGATGCCACAGACCTGGGAGCCAAAACCAGCAAAGCTAATGACTGggttcttttcattttcacaaagATTCTTGATAATTTGACAACCCCTAGGCTCTTTTTATGccttcatggttttttttttccaaaaggtAACTAGAGAAGGAACAAGGCTATTATCCAAGATCAGAGAATCTCTATACATTCAAAAGATGCCATCAagctctttcatttttttgctttctctcatCTCCCCATGCTTAGTTTTGTACATTTATCCCCTCATGCACAATACTCATTCTAAAGTGTAAAGTGGCTTTgactgttatttatatatatatatatatatatatatatatatatatatatatatatatatatagtgtgggCCATTAAAGGTGCTGAGAGTGCTGCCTTGAAGCATTttgtactgtaaaatattatgCATACCAGGTAACCTACGTTGTGCTCTTGTGGTGTGTTGCTGACTGTATGCTCCTTTAAATATGTAGtgcttttgtgtgtctgtgcccAGGGGACCATTGTCTCATAATCCATCCCTGTGAGAgtcatatacatttaaaaaaactcaatGTCTTATCAATGAGGTGCTGTCAGTGAGTCAGCTTTATTCACAAACATTCCAGcaattttgaaaaaaacattaaaatattcaacaaaGATATTTGGAACAAAACTAACTTCAATTAATCTGACTCTTTAAATCACAGCGAAGCTCCTTTACACCAAAAACTCTCTCTTCTGTTGTGTAGCTACAATTTTCCTGAACGCCACTTTAAAGCTTcaactccctctctctttaaagccacacccactcactatcacactataacacacagtGTGGTAATTTCAGAGAAAACGAAACTCAGAATACTGAgtggtgctctctctctctctctctctctctctttctctcacacacacacactctctctcactgtgtgagTGCAGGAAAATGGCAGAGGCCAGTATTTCAGTGGATCAGGATCAGTTTATTTGTCCAGTGtgtctggatctcctgaaggaTCCAGTAGGTACTCCCTGTGGACACTGTTTttgtaaggtgtgtattaatggcttCTGGGACCAGGAGGATCTGAAGGGCATCTACAGCTGCCCCCAGTGTAGAGAGACTTTCATtccaaggcctgttctacgcaggaacaacatgctggctgaagtggtggagaatCTGAAGGAGACTGAACACCAAGCTgtttctcctgctcactgttacgctggacctggagatgtggagtgtgattcCTGCATTGGAAGAAAGCACAAAGCTCTCAAGTCCTGTCTGGTGTGTCTGGCCTCCTACTGTGAAGATCATCTTCAACCTCACTATCAGTCTCCTGCCTTTAAGAAGCACAAGTTAGTGGAAGCCTGTGCAGAGCTccaagagaagatctgctctcaaCACGACAAACTGATCgagatctactgtcgtactgacCAAAGCTTCATCTGTTATCTGTGTACGATGTTTGAGCACAAAGGCCACGATACTGTTGTAGCTGAagcagaaagaaatgaaaaacaagtaaGAAGtcaatttatataaattttatttctaatttctatTTAGTTGATTTGGTTGGATTTCTATGACTTTCATCTGCTGAAAAATGAATTCTTAATTAAGGTCAAGTTGTTGGTAAGGAAGTGTTAAACATGCCAGATCATTCTGTGTACTTTATCCCCCActttggaatgtgtgtgtgtgtgtgtgtgtgtaaatcttttGACTTCATGGACAAATCTGGTCTCTTCTGAAAGGTGACCCTTGGTAGTTTGTCCTGATCGATTGTCAGAATTAAACTAAGTGAAACAGAGCAACAAAAGAACTGTTTTAACCACGCTTATCAGCGCGGAAATAAGTTCAGATAGGAAACTGAAACAAAATGACCACTTTCCCATGCGCACACCACAAGCTGAGCGagcaaaacaacagaaaaagcaTAGAATTCACAGGAAGAGAAGTTAAGATGAAACAGTGCAAGAGACACACCTTACAGAAGCAAGAGAAAAGCAAACCTGTTCTACCGTCCATGCAAGTGTCTCATGGCGTGCGAGAGAAACCAGAGGACAAAACAGCTGCAGTTTCTGAGTTCTGCCAGAAAATGGAGAGACTGAAGCTAAGCCAAGATGAAGCCAACTTTCTGGACTAGCAGTTCTAAAGCTCACATACCaccactgagactgagacaatGGAGCATATAAGAGGTTACTGGTAGTAGGGCCTCTGTTTTGGGGAGGATACTTTCAGGATTTGTGAGATATGAGAATAGAGATTGGTGCAAGGCTTTGCACTAGACTGACAGGCCCTTAAGAGCTTTAGGTCAAAATAATGCATGTTACATCGTTTCGAAGACCCCGTATCTTGGTCTGAATAAGACTGTGGTTCTCCTAGCAGAGGAGTTCATGCTGAAGTTGTGATCCGAATGTGTGAGATGAAAGTCCTTAGATGAGGTGTAAAGGGATCCAGTCAAAGAcattcttgaagttaatgacaGTCAAACAGACTTGTAGATTAGAAGAGTGAACACTGAGATTTGAATGTGATTGCCTAGGAATGGCATAAGGGTCAAAAAGGGGGTCTTTCTTATCGACTGTGAAAAATCAATCATCCTTGTATTAGCATGACCCTGTCTATTCAAAGGCAACAAGGATGGCAAAGATGACAGTATGCCTCCCACAGGTTTGAAGGCTTGTCTGACTCAAATATGTGAGTCAAAAAGACAGCCAGTTTTAGAGACAAAAATTCAGGCAAAAGATCAATTGCCTTCTGTAATTGAACCGTGCTGGAGAGGTTCTAGAGGTGACAGTACCGTAACACCCAGTGATTAAGCCTGTGGTGACAGAAGCAAGGTGAAAACTCCTTGGATGGAGCCAGGATGAAGACGTGTCCtctgagagacagaggaggaggagagaacgTGAAACGATGTTtcagatgcagagagagagcatCTGGAATGCTTCAGAGTAGGGATGCATAGATACCAGTACTGTATCACATATCACTGTacactgtatgtactgtatcacATATCAGCCTGATAAAATGCTTGTTTCTTCATATTTGTAAAAGATACCTCAACATCAACATCCAATACCAGGTGATACGATGTGATGTAAGGCTTCTTTTTTGACAAAATAACACATAGCATGATTTAGCAATGCCCTCTTGATTGACCTcttcttcttttgcttttttggcAACTCTACATCCAGTCAGTTGCATTAACTCCCTCTTCATGACAGTttggcaaaaacattttaataattagcaaataattaattaatatttcttaATATTGATACAATGAACTTTTGATGcagaaataattaattttttttttattttttatttggtcTAAGAATGAGCTAAaagaggagcagatgaaatcccagcagaggatccaggagaaacagaagaaggtgcaggagatGAAACAGACTGTGGACACTATTAAGGTGAGGAgtgagcagacacacacacacacacacacacacacacagaaaatataGACAATATAGGATTACTGGAAGAGAAAGAGTTTATCTTTAAATGGAGCGccatctttgtgtgtgtgtgtgtttgtctgtctcctAACAGAAGCGTTCACAGGCAGCAGTAGATGACActgagaggatctttactgagctgatcagctccatggagaaaagGCGCTCGGAGGTGAAgaagctgatcagagctcaggaggaagctgaactgagtcgagctgaacgactcctggagcaactggagcaggagattgctgatcataagaggagagtcactgagctggagcagctttcacacacacacaatcacatccacttcctccaggtaacactcactgtctgatctacagaggCCGCTGTTCCTCACAAAGTTTCCTCCTAAAAGCTCATtacagcaacaataaatgtTCCTGTCTGAGATCAcaagtgtgtctttgtgtctgatTCAGTCTCAGATTCATTCGTTCCTCTCCTacacttttctccttctttattatgtgtttcctctctgtagagtttcccgtctctctgtgtttctcctgGATGTGAGGACTCACCCAGCATCACTGTcaatcaacatctctcatttgatggagtgaggaaatctctctcagatctgaaaAAACGAGTTGAGGAAATATATCAAGAGGAAATTAACAAAATTGTACTACACGGTAAGAGAAGTCGTACTGCTGGAAATATGTATTTGCTCTGAATGTGATAAAGAGAGACGTAAAATATATAACAGAAATAAGAAGTAAGCAGTAACTaaactgaaact carries:
- the LOC128317019 gene encoding tripartite motif-containing protein 16-like; this translates as MAEASISVDQDQFICPVCLDLLKDPVGTPCGHCFCKVCINGFWDQEDLKGIYSCPQCRETFIPRPVLRRNNMLAEVVENLKETEHQAVSPAHCYAGPGDVECDSCIGRKHKALKSCLVCLASYCEDHLQPHYQSPAFKKHKLVEACAELQEKICSQHDKLIEIYCRTDQSFICYLCTMFEHKGHDTVVAEAERNEKQNELKEEQMKSQQRIQEKQKKVQEMKQTVDTIKKRSQAAVDDTERIFTELISSMEKRRSEVKKLIRAQEEAELSRAERLLEQLEQEIADHKRRVTELEQLSHTHNHIHFLQSFPSLCVSPGCEDSPSITVNQHLSFDGVRKSLSDLKKRVEEIYQEEINKIVLHDFSYLTLDPNTVHRKLILSENNRAVTHRKKKQKYSDHPERFDHWVQVLCKESVCGRCYWEVEWSGEDVYISVSYKEISRKGGSIECVFGRNSQSWSLRCSSSSVSFRHNDIQTELQGPASSRIGVFVDHSAGTLSFYNISDTMRLLHRVHTTFTQPLYAGFWIWSYDSTVRLCDPKLNVNESDEESD